The following are encoded in a window of Candidatus Zixiibacteriota bacterium genomic DNA:
- a CDS encoding aminoglycoside 6-adenylyltransferase codes for MFPASVPAVHRQFLQNMVKSICHDTRIVGVAIGGSYLNDSMDEFSDLDLVIAVESRDYDEVMDNRREIAASFGVLLAAFTGEHVGEPRLLICLYDEPLVHVDLKFVALDDIAKRVENPAILWERVGRMSQALKHGKAEFPSPDAQWIEDRFWVWVHYIAVKIGRGELFEAIDGFSFLRGKVLGPLCLHRAGGCPSGVRRIETVAPEFAHRLRGTLASYDAADCFRALRVCVELYRSLRSSDGETKLGDQAEKAAMEYLTTMEQRCGL; via the coding sequence ATGTTCCCAGCGTCGGTTCCCGCAGTCCATCGACAGTTTCTCCAAAACATGGTCAAGTCAATATGCCACGATACTCGAATCGTCGGTGTCGCTATCGGTGGATCGTACCTTAACGATTCCATGGACGAATTCAGTGACCTGGACCTCGTGATTGCCGTTGAGTCTCGCGATTACGATGAGGTGATGGATAATCGCCGAGAGATTGCCGCTTCATTCGGAGTTCTCCTGGCCGCCTTCACCGGTGAGCATGTCGGTGAACCGCGCCTGCTCATTTGTCTGTACGATGAGCCGCTGGTGCACGTCGATCTGAAATTCGTGGCTCTTGATGATATCGCGAAACGGGTCGAGAACCCGGCCATACTTTGGGAGCGCGTGGGACGCATGTCTCAAGCGCTAAAGCACGGCAAGGCGGAGTTTCCATCACCCGATGCCCAGTGGATAGAAGACCGTTTCTGGGTCTGGGTGCACTATATTGCGGTGAAGATAGGCAGGGGTGAGCTGTTTGAGGCCATCGACGGCTTTTCTTTTCTGCGTGGAAAGGTGCTGGGACCTCTGTGTCTTCATCGTGCGGGAGGTTGTCCATCGGGGGTGCGAAGAATCGAGACTGTGGCGCCGGAGTTCGCGCACAGGCTTCGCGGTACGCTTGCGAGCTACGATGCCGCCGATTGCTTTCGTGCCTTGCGAGTCTGTGTTGAGCTTTACCGATCTTTGCGCTCCTCAGATGGCGAGACGAAGCTTGGAGACCAGGCCGAGAAAGCGGCGATGGAGTACCTGACGACAATGGAGCAACGATGCGGGCTTTAG
- a CDS encoding DUF899 family protein, producing MTRIAEAQPTELAKIQELQNKILEDKKKLAEMRRNAPNEEVSDYTFTSHDGSEIKLSDMFGTHQDLILIHNMGRGCAYCTLWADGFIGFTEHLENRAGFVVISKDEYTIQRNFHKSRGWNFKMHSSHNSTFNRDMGYEDDKGSQMPGISAFHKDANGKIWRTGSTWFGPGDDFCAVWPMFDLLKDGPNGWAPKFSY from the coding sequence ATGACCAGGATAGCCGAAGCTCAACCGACCGAGTTAGCCAAAATCCAGGAACTACAAAACAAGATACTGGAAGACAAGAAGAAACTGGCCGAGATGCGCCGAAATGCCCCGAATGAAGAAGTGTCGGATTATACATTCACCTCACACGATGGCTCTGAAATCAAACTGTCCGACATGTTCGGTACCCATCAGGACCTGATTCTGATTCACAACATGGGCAGAGGATGTGCCTACTGTACTCTTTGGGCGGACGGTTTCATCGGTTTCACCGAGCATCTTGAGAACCGGGCAGGTTTTGTTGTGATCTCCAAAGATGAGTACACCATTCAGCGTAATTTCCACAAGAGCCGCGGATGGAATTTCAAGATGCACTCAAGCCACAACTCGACGTTCAACAGAGACATGGGCTATGAAGACGACAAGGGTTCGCAAATGCCCGGCATCTCTGCTTTTCACAAGGACGCCAACGGCAAGATCTGGCGGACCGGCTCGACCTGGTTTGGACCCGGCGATGATTTTTGTGCCGTGTGGCCGATGTTTGACCTGTTGAAGGATGGCCCCAACGGCTGGGCGCCCAAGTTCTCGTATTAG